A region from the Bactrocera dorsalis isolate Fly_Bdor chromosome 1, ASM2337382v1, whole genome shotgun sequence genome encodes:
- the LOC105225328 gene encoding uncharacterized protein LOC105225328, with protein MAYIKVKHSNLLRLDDDAILSVWNKLEPIDRVQLAGVCKRFRKIFEERDAAHYTTFRMESLWQVSVKDIESYAKLVGPLIQELRAYTPCVGNIRAKRFLKGMTGNCQLLRRVVFKGVRVAFQLFELFANAKYLTELYLQNCRLVDKDVDMITMLSNLMILDLSKNNDISGHGLCALTNLRALYLSNCKSLNPINLVHVFKSAKHLCILDIQQPYTNTNLVPVFLELGRYCRNLDKLRVTLPEHRRYESLARLPKLTQIFAYGYVRRFLIDLRNHRAHHMQVIFLETLQQVPLDVTFMLTQFRELRKLACDGDFDFTPGCIDGFENLRKLTCINLYKTDALTPKDVLTLLKKCPRLKFVQLFFKVFVTEAFIFELIEVLEKRPVKVNFVMNLQKSNIRRGITKDPRYLNARDTLNIIFSAQCIDWDK; from the exons ATGGCGTATATCAAAGTGAAGCATTCGAATTTATTGCGCCTGGACGATGATGCCATACTGAGTGTTTGGAATAAACTGGAACCAATCGATCGCGTACAATTAGCTGGCGTTTGTAAACGTTTTCGCAAAATATTCGAAGAGCGCGATGCGGCACATTATACCACCTTCAGAATGGAGAGCCTTTGGCAGGTGTCCGTCAAAGATATTGAAAGCTATGCCAAACTAGTGGGACCGCTTATACAAGAGCTGCGCGCTTACACGCCATGTGTGGGTAATATCAGAGCAAAGCGATTCCTTAAGGGCATGACCGGTAATTGCCAGCTCTTGCGACGTGTGGTCTTCAAAGGTGTACGTGTGGCATTTCAATTGTTCGAGTTGTTTGCAAATGCGAAATATCTCACCGAGTTATATTTACAAAACTGTCGGCTCGTCGATAAGGATGTAGATATGATTACGATGTTGTCTAATTTAATGATACTCGATTTGTCGAAAAATAACGATATTAGCG GTCACGGTTTGTGCGCGCTAACCAATCTGCGCGCACTCTACTTGTCGAATTGTAAAAGTTTGAATCCAATCAATTTAGTACATGTCTTCAAAAGTGCCAAACATCTTTGTATACTCGACATTCAGCAGCCCTACACGAATACGAATTTGGTGCCGGTCTTTCTCGAGCTCGGCCGCTATTGTCGAAATTTGGATAAATTGCGTGTCACATTGCCAGAACATCGACGTTATGAATCGCTTGCGCGTCTGCCCAAATTAACACAGATCTTCGCCTATGGCTACGTGCGTCGCTTCCTCATCGACTTACGCAATCATCGCGCCCATCATATGCAAGTGATTTTTCTCGAAACCCTGCAGCAGGTGCCATTAGACGTCACATTTATGCTCACACAATTTCGTGAGTTGAGGAAATTAGCTTGTGATGGAGATTTCGATTTCACGCCGGGCTGTATTGATGGCTTTGAAAATCTGCGCAAACTTACGTGCATTAATCTCTATAAAACGGATGCGTTAACACCGAAGGATGTGCTGacacttttgaagaaatgtcCAAGATTGAAGTTTGTGCagttatttttcaaagtattcGTTACCGAGGCGTTTATATTCGAATTGATCGAGGTGCTGGAAAAACGGCCGGTGAAGGTGAATTTCGTAATGAATTTGCAGAAGTCAAATATACGTCGCGGCATCACGAAG gATCCACGTTACCTCAATGCCAGAGacactttaaatattatattcagtGCTCAATGCATCGATTGGGATAAATGA
- the LOC105225329 gene encoding acetyl-CoA acetyltransferase, mitochondrial, with protein MHRLCQKLVHVSRISSARYLTDYGGKDLNDVVIASAVRTPITGFNGNYPALPVAKLGAVAIDAALKHAAVPPESVQQVYFGNVLAAGVGQAPARQATLLAGLSKRVCCTTVSASSVTGMKTIMFAAQAVRLRLTDAAIAGGMESLSNVPYYMPRTHLHLGDFTMQDGLVSDGIPEEFKNKFPKTPGVTKEDFINYAKESYMRMRKASRAGLFDLELVPLRIMQHSRIPVMVTEDEERPLLSIMDELTNYNEHISPMMGDGASALVLTTNERAMEWNIKPLARIIAYNESKTDDSDVLTAPTLAIKRLLHHTNYTVNDVSLWELDDSISAVPLAVIKELELNPEKVNAHGGAVSLGNPIAMSGARLVTHLAHALDPGQIGCAAVTNESGNASALLIEKISYNEEGVKNKIPHLTLYTKDNCALCDELLNELEIYFDGQYTIEKVDITKKENVRFLRLYRNDIPVLFFNGQFLCMHKLNVNLLGRKMEELRMKNTDGTNIQ; from the exons ATGCACAGATTGTGTCAAAAATTAGTG CACGTATCGCGCATTTCTTCGGCAAGATATCTAACCGATTACGGAGGCAAAGATCTTAACGATGTGGTAATTGCTTCTGCGGTACGTACGCCCATTACCGGCTTTAATGGTAACTATCCCGCTTTACCAGTGGCCAAGTTGGGTGCTGTGGCTATTGATGCAGCGCTTAAACACGCTGCAGTACCACCGGAATCGGTTCAACAAGTATATTTTGGCAATGTCTTAGCTGCAGGAGTTGGGCAGGCGCCGGCGCGTCAAGCTACCCTCTTAGCCGGTTTATCCAAACGTGTTTGTTGCACAACAGTAAGCGCCTCCAGTGTAACTGGTATGAAAACAATTATGTTTGCCGCCCAAGCTGTTAGATTAAGACTAACAGATGCCGCCATAGCAGGTGGAATGGAGAGTTTATCTAATGTACCTTATTATATGCCAAGAACCCATCTTCACCTTGGAGATTTCACTATGCAAGATGGTTTAGTTTCCGATGGTATACCAGAGGAGTTTAAGAATAAATTTCCTAAAACTCCAGGAGTTACAAAAGAAGATTTCATTAACTATGCCAAAGAATCGTACATGCGTATGCGTAAAGCATCCAGAGCTGGATTATTCGATTTAGAATTGGTGCCTTTACGAATAATGCAGCACTCTAGGATACCTGTCATGGTGACTGAAGATGAAGAGCGTCCCCTGCTAAGTATTATGGATGAGTTGACAAACTATAATGAACACATTTCACCAATGATGGGTGATGGTGCATCCGCCTTGGTGTTAACTACAAACGAACGTGCTATGGAATGGAATATAAAGCCGTTAGCTCGAATAATTGCATACAATGAGTCAAAAACGGATGACAGCGACGTTTTAACGGCGCCCACTTTGGCTATAAAGCGGTTATTACATCATACTAATTATACAGTAAATGATGTTTCCCTATGGGAGTTGGACGACTCAATTTCAGCAGTGCCGCTGGCCGTAATTAAAGAATTAGAGTTAAATCCCGAAAAAGTCAATGCACATGGTGGAGCTGTGTCTTTGGGTAATCCTATAGCAATGTCGGGCGCTCGTTTAGTAACACATCTGGCACATGCATTAGATCCCGGACAAATAGGTTGTGCAGCGGTAACAAATGAATCTGGAAATGCATCCGCTCTATTAATCGAAAAAAT tTCGTATAATGAAGAAGGCGTTAAAAATAAGATTCCTCATTTAACATTGTATACCAAGGATAACTGTGCATTGTGCGATGAACTTCTAAATGAATTGGAAATATATTTTGACGGTCAATATACGATAGAGAAAGTAGACAtcacaaaaaaggaaaatgtacGATTTTTACGACTATATCGTAATGATATTCCCGTGCTTTTCTTCAATGGACAGTTCCTTTGTATGCATAAATTAAATGTGAATCTTTTAGGCAGAAAAATGGAAGAATTGCGGATGAAAAATACGGACGGaacaaatattcaataa
- the LOC105225331 gene encoding prefoldin subunit 1, producing MAQMDMELKKAFTEMQINKIETTKKMNMIDMKCSMVKNGKQKYELTEKGTSDLKDDTRVYLSVGRMFVLTDVENMRGDLKAKQEKCDKAIELLNKKKEFLVKSLKDQEDGLRELVQQRKEADAATK from the exons ATGGCTCAAATGGATATGGAATTGAAAAAG gCATTTAccgaaatgcaaattaataaaatcgagACAACCAAAAAGATGAATATGATTGACATGAAGTGCAGTATGGTTAAAAATGGTAAACAAAAATACGAGCTCACCGAAAAGGGCACTAGCGATCTGAAGGATGACACAAG AGTGTACCTTTCTGTGGGACGTATGTTTGTCTTAACCGATGTAGAAAATATGCGTGGTGATCTGAAAGCTAAACAGGAAAAATGTGATAAGGCTATTGAGCTACTCAATAAGAAAAAAGAGTTCTTAGTGAAATCATTAAAAGATCAAGAGGATGGTTTACGCGAATTAGTCCAACAacgcaaagaagctgatgcggCGACAAAATAA
- the LOC105225330 gene encoding protein-lysine N-methyltransferase CG9154, giving the protein MDADDITLPADTLKILNEFLEEKAKREREELERIDKKSNADIMFEEDWQLSQFWYSESTKEALGKLVSKLLDEQENETNVNNYRIALLSCPSLYTTVKQVHNNVKIFEFDKRFSAYGDDFVFYDFNNAEEIGYLQEYKESFDLIIADPPFLSEECITKISKIISNLQKPTTKIVFCSGAVVESWLTNCLQLKKCSFEPTHERNLGNEFVSYANFQLDNYLS; this is encoded by the exons ATGGACGCCGACGATATTACTCTTCCTGCGGATACACTAAAGATACTCAATGAGTTTCTAGAAGAAAAGGCGAAAAGGGAACGTGAGGAGTTGGAACGAATAGATAAGAAATCGAATGCCGATATTATGTTTGAAGAAGATTGG CAATTAAGTCAATTTTGGTATAGTGAATCAACCAAGGAAGCGCTAGGTAAATTGGTAAGCAAGCTGTTAGATGAACAAGAGAATGAGACAAATGTGAACAATTACCGAATAGCTCTACTGTCTTGCCCATCGCTTTATACCACTGTCAAGCAAGTGCACAACAATG TGAAAATCTTCGAGTTCGACAAACGCTTCTCAGCTTATGGCGACGACTTCGTATTTTATGACTTCAATAATGCGGAGGAAATTGGATATTTGCAAGAATACAAAGAATCATTCGATCTTATCATAGCCGATCCACCATTTCTGTCCGAAGAATGTATAACTAAGATATCTAAAATTATCAGCAATTTACAAAAACCAactacaaaaatagttttttgttcCGGTGCCGTGGTAGAATCATGGTTGACCAACTGCTTACAATTAAAGAAATGTAGCTTTGAGCCAACCCACGAGCGAAATTTAGGCAATGAGTTTGTTTCCTACGCGAATTTTCAGCTTGACAACTACTTAagttaa
- the LOC105225332 gene encoding uncharacterized protein LOC105225332 isoform X2, with protein MVHPAENTTTAAAELTAAEKEATEIRCQEKSRGGLSYEVILAEPAPNVVVPKRPVTPGKNVSAEEIEQKLKAAEERRISLEQKKMADLSYKLSKIEEATRKKDEITNEFINQTKEKLETKIEQHVEKREAIISDMKEKLKIHSQEIEKTREQLEQQKSIEKVAIEEKLKTAQTLRDENIKKMLERLKEHNTNKKNQIDQLETQKLEEKTRIIENKLYTAEQNREKEIQKKIEKVQKLERRAELVRQNKAAAQQPLCDDTNTAIASSG; from the exons CCACTGAAATTCGCTGCCAGGAGAAATCGCGTGGCGGTCTTAGCTATGAAGTGATTCTGGCCGAACCAGCACCCAATGTGGTAGTACCCAAGCGTCCAGTGACACCTGGTAAAAATGTGTCAGCAGAGGAGATCGAGCAAAAGCTGAAAGCTGCCGAAGAGCGACGCATT TCTTTGGAGCAAAAGAAAATGGCCGATTTATCCTACAAACTGTCGAAAATCGAGGAAGCCACACGCAAAAAGGATGAAATCACCAATGAGTTCATCAATCAGACCAAGGAGAAGTTGGAAACTAAAATCGAACAGCACGTTGAGAAGCGCGAAGCCATTATAAGCGACATGAAGGAGAAATTGAAG ATTCACTCACAAGAAATTGAGAAGACACGCGAACAATTGGAACAACAGAAATCCATTGAGAAAGTGGCCATTGAGGAGAAATTGAAGACAGCTCAGACTTTGCGAGATGAGAACATTAAAAAGATGCTGGAACGTCTTAAGGAGCAT AacactaacaaaaaaaatcaaatcgacCAATTGGAAACACAAAAACTCGAGGAGAAGACCCgcattattgaaaataaattgtacaCCGCCGAACAAAATCGTGAAAAGGAGatacaaaagaaaattgaaaaagttcaaaaactT GAACGTCGCGCTGAATTGGTGCGTCAGAATAAGGCGGCAGCACAGCAACCGTTATGTGATGATACCAACACAGCTATTGCCTCATCTGGTTAG
- the LOC105225332 gene encoding stathmin isoform X5, whose translation MVHPAENTTTAAAELTAAEKEATEIRCQEKSRGGLSYEVILAEPAPNVVVPKRPVTPGKNVSAEEIEQKLKAAEERRISLEQKKMADLSYKLSKIEEATRKKDEITNEFINQTKEKLETKIEQHVEKREAIISDMKEKLKIHSQEIEKTREQLEQQKSIEKVAIEEKLKTAQTLRDENIKKMLERLKEHERRAELVRQNKAAAQQPLCDDTNTAIASSG comes from the exons CCACTGAAATTCGCTGCCAGGAGAAATCGCGTGGCGGTCTTAGCTATGAAGTGATTCTGGCCGAACCAGCACCCAATGTGGTAGTACCCAAGCGTCCAGTGACACCTGGTAAAAATGTGTCAGCAGAGGAGATCGAGCAAAAGCTGAAAGCTGCCGAAGAGCGACGCATT TCTTTGGAGCAAAAGAAAATGGCCGATTTATCCTACAAACTGTCGAAAATCGAGGAAGCCACACGCAAAAAGGATGAAATCACCAATGAGTTCATCAATCAGACCAAGGAGAAGTTGGAAACTAAAATCGAACAGCACGTTGAGAAGCGCGAAGCCATTATAAGCGACATGAAGGAGAAATTGAAG ATTCACTCACAAGAAATTGAGAAGACACGCGAACAATTGGAACAACAGAAATCCATTGAGAAAGTGGCCATTGAGGAGAAATTGAAGACAGCTCAGACTTTGCGAGATGAGAACATTAAAAAGATGCTGGAACGTCTTAAGGAGCAT GAACGTCGCGCTGAATTGGTGCGTCAGAATAAGGCGGCAGCACAGCAACCGTTATGTGATGATACCAACACAGCTATTGCCTCATCTGGTTAG
- the LOC105225332 gene encoding stathmin isoform X3 has translation MVAIHSTPTEIRCQEKSRGGLSYEVILAEPAPNVVVPKRPVTPGKNVSAEEIEQKLKAAEERRISLEQKKMADLSYKLSKIEEATRKKDEITNEFINQTKEKLETKIEQHVEKREAIISDMKEKLKIHSQEIEKTREQLEQQKSIEKVAIEEKLKTAQTLRDENIKKMLERLKEHNTNKKNQIDQLETQKLEEKTRIIENKLYTAEQNREKEIQKKIEKVQKLERRAELVRQNKAAAQQPLCDDTNTAIASSG, from the exons CCACTGAAATTCGCTGCCAGGAGAAATCGCGTGGCGGTCTTAGCTATGAAGTGATTCTGGCCGAACCAGCACCCAATGTGGTAGTACCCAAGCGTCCAGTGACACCTGGTAAAAATGTGTCAGCAGAGGAGATCGAGCAAAAGCTGAAAGCTGCCGAAGAGCGACGCATT TCTTTGGAGCAAAAGAAAATGGCCGATTTATCCTACAAACTGTCGAAAATCGAGGAAGCCACACGCAAAAAGGATGAAATCACCAATGAGTTCATCAATCAGACCAAGGAGAAGTTGGAAACTAAAATCGAACAGCACGTTGAGAAGCGCGAAGCCATTATAAGCGACATGAAGGAGAAATTGAAG ATTCACTCACAAGAAATTGAGAAGACACGCGAACAATTGGAACAACAGAAATCCATTGAGAAAGTGGCCATTGAGGAGAAATTGAAGACAGCTCAGACTTTGCGAGATGAGAACATTAAAAAGATGCTGGAACGTCTTAAGGAGCAT AacactaacaaaaaaaatcaaatcgacCAATTGGAAACACAAAAACTCGAGGAGAAGACCCgcattattgaaaataaattgtacaCCGCCGAACAAAATCGTGAAAAGGAGatacaaaagaaaattgaaaaagttcaaaaactT GAACGTCGCGCTGAATTGGTGCGTCAGAATAAGGCGGCAGCACAGCAACCGTTATGTGATGATACCAACACAGCTATTGCCTCATCTGGTTAG